One window of Marinobacterium aestuarii genomic DNA carries:
- a CDS encoding universal stress protein, producing MYSHIMVPVDLAHAEQLQKALQSAADLARLYHASVCYVGVTASAPSSVAHTPEEFAAKMEQFSQTQAAKHQLPNVSSATYTSHDPTADLDDTLMRAASETGADLVIMASHVPGLLEHVFASNAGYFASFSKVSVLVVR from the coding sequence ATGTACAGTCACATAATGGTGCCGGTGGATCTGGCCCATGCCGAGCAACTTCAAAAAGCACTGCAAAGTGCTGCCGATCTGGCCAGGCTCTACCACGCCTCTGTCTGCTATGTCGGCGTTACCGCCAGTGCGCCTAGCAGCGTTGCCCATACGCCTGAAGAGTTTGCCGCCAAGATGGAGCAGTTCAGCCAGACCCAGGCCGCCAAACATCAACTGCCCAACGTCAGCAGTGCCACCTACACCAGCCATGATCCCACTGCGGATCTGGACGACACCCTGATGCGCGCCGCCAGCGAGACAGGCGCCGATCTGGTGATCATGGCATCCCATGTGCCCGGCCTGCTGGAACATGTGTTTGCATCCAACGCCGGTTACTTCGCGTCTTTTTCCAAGGTGTCTGTGCTCGTTGTGCGCTGA
- a CDS encoding NAD(P)/FAD-dependent oxidoreductase: MCAATAGYRGRSVLLLEHSNKIGRKILMSGGGRCNFTNLHNSPANYLSANAHFCKSALSRYPASRFIELVERHGIDYHEKTLGQLFCDVSSKEILQLLLTECDWAGVDVRTDSSIYRIDKVADGYRVKTSAGIWQCQSLVIATGGLSIPNGGATPFAYETAKQFGLSVLPLQAALVPFTLQPKDLEVFKPLSGVSHRIRARIGETAFVENLLFTHRGLSGPAILQISSYWDPGAEVEIDLFPELDLLQWLGEQRESRSKADIRTLLCQQMHKRVVQTFCDLWSFEGPINRFDGPQLAAVAEAFHRWVIKPAGTEGYRTAEVTRGGIDTDEVSSKTFEAKKAPGLYFVGECLDVTGHLGGHNFQFAWACGDAAGQYV, translated from the coding sequence ATGTGTGCCGCCACGGCCGGTTACCGGGGCCGTTCGGTACTGCTGCTCGAGCACAGCAACAAGATCGGCCGCAAGATACTCATGTCCGGCGGCGGGCGCTGCAACTTCACCAATCTGCATAACAGTCCGGCCAATTACCTGTCGGCCAATGCGCATTTCTGCAAATCGGCGCTGAGCCGTTATCCGGCGTCGCGCTTTATCGAGCTGGTGGAGCGCCACGGTATTGATTACCACGAAAAGACGCTAGGGCAGTTATTCTGTGATGTTTCCAGCAAGGAAATACTGCAGCTGCTGCTGACTGAGTGTGACTGGGCCGGGGTGGATGTGCGTACCGATAGCTCGATCTATCGCATCGACAAGGTCGCCGATGGTTACCGCGTCAAGACCTCCGCTGGCATCTGGCAATGCCAGTCGCTAGTGATTGCCACCGGCGGCCTGTCGATACCCAATGGCGGTGCTACTCCCTTTGCCTATGAAACGGCGAAGCAGTTTGGCCTCAGTGTCTTGCCGCTGCAGGCCGCGCTGGTGCCCTTTACGCTGCAACCCAAGGATCTGGAAGTATTCAAGCCGCTGTCCGGCGTGTCGCACCGCATTCGTGCCCGTATTGGCGAGACCGCCTTTGTGGAAAATCTGCTGTTTACCCACCGTGGCCTCAGTGGTCCGGCGATATTGCAGATCTCGTCTTACTGGGATCCGGGCGCCGAGGTGGAGATTGATCTTTTCCCGGAACTTGACCTGCTGCAATGGCTGGGTGAGCAGCGGGAGAGTCGGTCCAAAGCGGATATTCGCACCTTGCTCTGCCAGCAGATGCACAAGCGGGTGGTGCAGACCTTCTGTGATCTCTGGTCCTTCGAGGGCCCCATCAACCGCTTCGATGGTCCGCAGCTGGCCGCCGTGGCCGAGGCCTTTCATCGCTGGGTCATCAAGCCCGCCGGCACCGAAGGTTATCGCACGGCGGAAGTGACCCGCGGCGGCATCGACACTGACGAGGTTTCATCCAAGACCTTCGAGGCGAAAAAGGCCCCAGGGCTGTACTTTGTCGGCGAGTGCCTGGATGTCACCGGTCATCTGGGTGGCCACAACTTTCAGTTTGCCTGGGCCTGCGGCGATGCCGCCGGGCAGTATGTCTGA
- a CDS encoding Crp/Fnr family transcriptional regulator yields MPPLHDPLENHLLAALSADEYARISPHLERVPLPLGHVLYESGHELRHVYFPTDSIVSLLYVMLNGASAEVAVVGNEGIIGIALFMGGETMPNRAVVQSAGHAYRLPGQLLKQAFQDSIALQHLLLRYTQALLTQMAQTAVCNRHHSLDQQLCRWLLLSRDRLPSDELLMTQELIANMLGVRREGVTEAAGKLQAADLIRYQRGHISILDRAGLEARACECYGVVKHEYDRLLPEIAVT; encoded by the coding sequence GTGCCGCCCCTTCATGACCCTCTCGAAAATCACCTGCTCGCCGCCCTGTCGGCGGATGAATATGCCCGCATCAGTCCACACCTGGAAAGAGTCCCGCTGCCGCTGGGTCACGTGCTCTACGAGTCCGGCCACGAGCTGCGCCATGTGTATTTCCCGACCGACTCCATCGTCTCCCTGCTCTACGTCATGCTCAATGGCGCTTCGGCCGAAGTCGCCGTGGTCGGCAACGAGGGCATCATCGGCATTGCCCTGTTCATGGGCGGCGAAACCATGCCCAACCGTGCCGTCGTCCAGAGCGCCGGCCACGCCTACCGGCTGCCGGGACAACTGCTGAAGCAGGCGTTCCAGGATTCGATCGCGCTGCAGCATCTGCTACTGCGCTACACCCAGGCACTGCTGACCCAAATGGCACAGACGGCGGTGTGCAACCGGCACCACTCGCTTGACCAGCAACTCTGCCGCTGGTTGCTGCTGAGCCGTGACCGACTGCCGTCGGACGAGCTACTGATGACGCAGGAACTGATCGCCAATATGCTCGGCGTACGCCGCGAGGGCGTCACCGAGGCCGCCGGAAAACTGCAGGCGGCCGATCTGATCCGCTACCAGCGCGGCCACATCAGCATCCTGGACCGGGCCGGGCTGGAAGCCAGGGCCTGCGAATGCTACGGGGTGGTCAAGCACGAGTACGACCGCCTGCTGCCGGAAATTGCCGTTACATAA
- a CDS encoding CDGSH iron-sulfur domain-containing protein has translation MSHSPIHRAGNGPVKVELTQGETYTWCACGRSASQPWCDGSHQGTGIDPVVFVAERTGGVWLCLCKQTGTPPLCDSSHKKPSP, from the coding sequence ATGTCCCACTCACCGATTCACCGCGCCGGCAACGGGCCGGTAAAGGTCGAACTCACCCAGGGTGAGACCTATACCTGGTGTGCCTGCGGGCGCTCCGCAAGCCAGCCCTGGTGTGACGGCTCCCATCAGGGCACCGGTATCGATCCGGTGGTATTTGTGGCTGAGCGCACGGGCGGGGTCTGGCTCTGTCTGTGCAAGCAAACCGGCACCCCGCCGCTCTGTGATTCCAGTCACAAAAAACCTTCCCCCTGA
- a CDS encoding NfeD family protein: MEFVIQDWHWLAFGMLLVMAEVFIPSFTIFWFGLGAVIVAAILWLVPDFAFSWQLVVWALSSSLFAVLWFRFFKPLMVDRTKAGIAREAISGESGQVIKVPQPGGRGVVRFTTPLLGDDEWDFICDREVALGDRVHVKDVSGNTLIVEKR, from the coding sequence ATGGAGTTTGTAATACAGGACTGGCACTGGCTGGCCTTTGGCATGTTGCTGGTGATGGCGGAGGTATTTATCCCCAGTTTCACCATCTTCTGGTTTGGTCTTGGCGCCGTGATAGTGGCAGCCATTCTCTGGCTGGTTCCGGACTTTGCGTTCAGCTGGCAGCTGGTGGTCTGGGCCCTGTCGTCGAGTCTGTTCGCAGTGCTCTGGTTCCGCTTTTTCAAGCCGCTGATGGTGGATCGTACCAAGGCGGGCATTGCTCGCGAGGCGATCAGTGGTGAAAGCGGCCAGGTGATCAAGGTGCCGCAGCCCGGCGGGCGCGGTGTGGTGCGCTTTACGACGCCGCTGCTGGGGGATGATGAATGGGATTTCATCTGCGACAGAGAGGTGGCTCTGGGAGACCGGGTGCACGTCAAGGATGTGTCGGGTAATACCCTGATTGTGGAAAAACGTTAA
- a CDS encoding LysR family transcriptional regulator, with the protein MGFSIEQLQAFVATAQEGSFSAAARHLRKAQSVVSVAVNHLEIDCGVALFDRSARSPVLTPQGQALLADAEAILHRCNEMRSSAAALSQGLESRLTLAVDAAIPLESLVQTLKGFEQRFPHLELELLNPTSSDVAELVSSGRVDLGVMFEQEFYPRDFHFKGIGHVDVIALAGPSHPLAVLDSVRLADLEQYRQLMATTRSMHFSRQPELRGGRNWRVESQYGILALVREGFGWAYLPRHFVQNALDRQEVRQLPLAFQQVDIQTGVDLIWSRDRAPGQAFRWLIDSLTSAGASTPSR; encoded by the coding sequence ATGGGGTTCAGTATCGAGCAGCTGCAGGCCTTTGTGGCCACGGCCCAGGAGGGGTCGTTCTCGGCGGCGGCGCGGCATCTGCGCAAGGCGCAGTCGGTGGTCAGCGTGGCGGTGAACCACCTGGAGATCGACTGCGGTGTGGCACTGTTCGATCGCAGTGCTCGCAGCCCGGTTCTTACCCCGCAGGGACAGGCGTTGCTGGCGGACGCCGAGGCCATTCTGCACCGCTGTAACGAGATGCGCAGCAGTGCAGCGGCCCTGAGTCAGGGGCTTGAGTCTCGCCTGACACTGGCGGTCGATGCGGCCATTCCGCTGGAATCTCTGGTGCAGACGCTCAAGGGGTTCGAACAGAGATTCCCCCATCTGGAGCTGGAGTTGTTGAACCCAACCAGCAGCGATGTCGCTGAGCTGGTCAGCAGCGGCCGGGTCGATCTGGGGGTGATGTTCGAGCAGGAATTTTATCCCCGCGACTTTCATTTCAAGGGTATTGGTCATGTGGACGTCATAGCCCTGGCCGGCCCCTCCCATCCATTGGCGGTGCTGGACAGCGTGCGTCTGGCGGATCTGGAGCAGTACCGCCAGCTCATGGCGACCACAAGGTCGATGCACTTCAGCCGCCAGCCCGAACTTAGGGGTGGGCGCAACTGGCGGGTGGAAAGCCAGTACGGCATTCTGGCGCTGGTGCGAGAAGGCTTTGGCTGGGCCTATCTGCCACGCCATTTCGTGCAAAATGCGCTGGACCGGCAGGAGGTCAGGCAGCTGCCGCTGGCGTTTCAGCAGGTGGATATCCAGACCGGGGTGGATCTGATCTGGAGCCGTGATCGGGCACCGGGTCAGGCCTTTCGCTGGCTGATCGATTCCCTCACCAGTGCGGGCGCCAGCACCCCGAGCCGTTAA
- a CDS encoding BCCT family transporter — protein sequence MTEPADITPDGDSNLIETDYEIGQDNINTQIGPFNLDVHNPVFLISGLSIVAFVFLTLAFQDSAGPMFNAMRVWLTSTFDWFFIASANVFVLLCLVLVVSPLGRVRLGGTDATPDYSYSGWFAMLFAAGMGIGLMFYGVSEPLSHYASSVADNAGSPDSWAPLAGAAGDSEAARRLGMAATIFHWALHPWAIYAIVALALALFSYNKGLPLTMRSIFYPIFGERIWGWTGHIIDILAVFATLFGLATSLGFGAEQASAGLEFLFGLPATETTKVFLIIGITGIALLSVVAGLDAGVKRLSEINMVLAVLLLLFVVIVGPTVAILSGFFHNLVAYVQNLPALSNPVGRTDANFSQGWTAFYWAWWISWSPFVGMFIARVSRGRTVREFITCVLLIPSLVCVFWMTAFGGTAISQLVNDGVQAVASAPLELQLFSMLAELPLTEITSFLGIVLVIVFFVTSSDSGSLVIDTITAGGKIDAPTPQRIFWCVFEGLVAIALLLGGGLGALQAMSVSTGFPFTIVLLLACVAIVKGLMSEPR from the coding sequence ATGACTGAACCTGCCGATATAACCCCCGATGGGGATTCCAATCTGATTGAGACCGACTATGAGATTGGTCAGGACAATATCAATACCCAGATAGGGCCCTTCAATCTTGATGTGCACAACCCGGTCTTTCTGATCTCTGGCCTGAGCATCGTCGCCTTTGTTTTTCTGACCCTCGCCTTTCAGGACAGTGCCGGGCCTATGTTCAATGCCATGCGCGTCTGGCTGACCTCCACCTTCGACTGGTTCTTTATTGCCTCGGCCAACGTCTTTGTGTTGCTCTGTCTGGTCCTGGTGGTATCACCCCTGGGCCGCGTGCGCCTGGGTGGTACCGATGCCACACCGGATTATTCCTACAGCGGCTGGTTTGCCATGCTGTTCGCCGCTGGCATGGGCATCGGTCTGATGTTCTACGGCGTGTCGGAGCCCCTGTCGCACTATGCATCCTCCGTTGCCGACAACGCAGGTTCACCCGACAGCTGGGCACCTCTGGCCGGTGCTGCGGGTGATTCTGAAGCTGCCAGGCGCTTAGGCATGGCTGCCACCATCTTCCACTGGGCGCTACATCCCTGGGCGATCTACGCCATAGTCGCGCTGGCACTGGCATTGTTTTCCTACAACAAGGGCCTGCCGCTGACCATGCGTTCGATCTTCTACCCGATTTTCGGCGAGCGCATCTGGGGCTGGACCGGCCATATCATCGATATTCTGGCGGTGTTCGCCACCCTCTTCGGCCTGGCAACCTCACTGGGTTTCGGTGCCGAGCAGGCCAGTGCCGGGCTCGAGTTCCTGTTCGGATTGCCGGCCACGGAGACCACCAAGGTATTTCTGATCATCGGCATCACCGGCATTGCGTTATTGTCGGTGGTGGCCGGGCTTGATGCCGGCGTCAAGCGGCTGTCTGAAATCAACATGGTACTGGCGGTGCTGCTGTTGCTCTTCGTGGTCATCGTTGGCCCGACCGTCGCCATCCTCAGCGGCTTCTTCCATAACCTGGTGGCCTATGTGCAGAACCTGCCGGCGCTGTCCAACCCCGTTGGGCGTACCGACGCCAACTTCAGCCAGGGCTGGACCGCCTTCTACTGGGCCTGGTGGATTTCCTGGTCGCCTTTTGTCGGCATGTTTATCGCCCGTGTGTCCCGTGGCCGTACCGTGCGCGAATTCATCACCTGCGTGCTGCTGATCCCCTCCCTTGTGTGCGTGTTCTGGATGACTGCATTCGGTGGCACCGCCATCAGCCAGCTGGTCAATGATGGTGTCCAGGCTGTCGCCAGTGCGCCGCTGGAACTGCAGCTATTCTCCATGCTGGCGGAACTGCCGCTGACCGAGATCACCTCCTTCTTGGGGATAGTGCTGGTGATCGTGTTCTTCGTCACCTCATCGGACTCCGGTTCCCTGGTGATTGACACCATTACCGCCGGCGGCAAGATAGATGCGCCCACTCCGCAACGGATATTCTGGTGCGTGTTTGAAGGCCTGGTGGCCATCGCCCTGCTGCTCGGTGGCGGCCTGGGCGCCTTGCAGGCCATGTCGGTCTCAACCGGCTTCCCGTTCACCATTGTGCTTCTGCTAGCCTGTGTGGCCATCGTCAAGGGACTGATGAGCGAACCGCGCTAA
- a CDS encoding SemiSWEET transporter, whose product MDNTTLIGMIAAVCTTAAFVPQVLQILKSGNVDGISVAMYSILTFGVAMWLVYGIILQDLPMFLANLVTFLLSSSVLALTLRKRFQNRRNLGGAVPHI is encoded by the coding sequence ATGGATAACACAACATTGATCGGCATGATTGCCGCCGTTTGCACCACCGCCGCCTTCGTGCCGCAGGTACTGCAAATTCTGAAAAGCGGCAATGTCGACGGCATTTCCGTGGCCATGTACTCGATCCTGACCTTCGGCGTTGCCATGTGGCTGGTCTACGGCATTATTTTGCAGGATCTGCCGATGTTTCTGGCCAACCTGGTGACCTTCCTGCTGTCGTCCTCCGTACTGGCACTGACACTGCGCAAGCGTTTTCAGAATCGCCGCAACCTGGGCGGCGCCGTCCCCCACATTTGA
- a CDS encoding DUF1328 domain-containing protein, with the protein MLYYAVVFFIVALAAGVLGFTGIAAGAVEIAKILFLVFIVLFVISLALGLKRRR; encoded by the coding sequence ATGCTGTATTATGCCGTGGTATTTTTCATTGTTGCCCTTGCCGCCGGGGTACTGGGATTCACCGGGATCGCCGCCGGCGCCGTTGAAATTGCCAAAATTCTGTTCCTGGTTTTTATCGTACTCTTCGTTATCTCGCTGGCCCTGGGCCTGAAACGGCGTCGATAA
- a CDS encoding SPFH domain-containing protein — MFIDGIVLAGIFLVLVIVTVALGVKTVPQGSKSVVQRLGKYHKTLGPGLNIIFPYIDAVAYKVTTKDIVLDIPSQEVITRDNAVIIANAVAYINIVSPEKAVYGVEDYRFAIQNLVQTSLRSIIGEMDLDDALSNRDSIKAKLKGAISDDIADWGITLKTVEIQDINPSDTMQHAMEEQAAAERGRRATVTRAGGEKAAAILEAEGRLEASRRDAEAQVVLAQASQTAIEKVTAAIQGNELPVMYLLGERYIDAMKDLASSDNAKTIILPGDIPAAVRGIMGGFSK; from the coding sequence ATGTTTATTGATGGAATCGTATTGGCCGGGATTTTTCTGGTGCTGGTTATTGTTACCGTGGCATTGGGGGTTAAAACAGTCCCCCAGGGCAGCAAGTCCGTGGTGCAGCGTTTGGGCAAATACCACAAGACACTGGGGCCTGGCCTCAATATCATTTTTCCCTATATAGATGCCGTGGCCTACAAGGTGACCACCAAGGATATAGTGCTGGATATTCCGTCGCAGGAAGTGATTACGCGGGATAACGCCGTGATCATTGCCAATGCCGTGGCCTACATCAATATCGTCTCGCCGGAAAAGGCAGTCTACGGTGTGGAAGATTACCGCTTTGCCATCCAGAATCTTGTGCAGACCTCGTTGCGTTCGATCATCGGGGAAATGGATCTGGATGATGCCTTGTCTAACCGCGATTCCATCAAGGCCAAGCTCAAGGGTGCCATCTCCGACGATATCGCCGACTGGGGCATCACCCTCAAGACCGTTGAAATTCAGGACATCAATCCGTCAGATACCATGCAGCATGCGATGGAAGAGCAGGCCGCTGCGGAACGTGGCCGTCGCGCGACTGTGACCCGGGCCGGCGGTGAAAAGGCGGCGGCCATTCTTGAAGCCGAAGGCCGCCTCGAAGCGTCCCGTCGCGATGCCGAGGCTCAGGTGGTACTGGCCCAGGCGAGCCAGACCGCCATCGAGAAGGTTACCGCGGCGATTCAGGGTAACGAACTGCCGGTGATGTACCTGCTGGGCGAGCGCTATATCGATGCGATGAAAGACCTGGCCAGCTCTGACAATGCCAAGACCATTATTTTGCCAGGGGATATCCCGGCGGCGGTGCGTGGCATCATGGGTGGCTTTAGCAAATAA
- a CDS encoding glycine zipper 2TM domain-containing protein: MKTLHNIARCALVAVMFLGLAACSGMSQQDTNTAIGAGVGAVGGAVLTGGSTIGTVGGAAVGGVIGHEIDTK; this comes from the coding sequence ATGAAAACGCTACACAATATTGCACGTTGCGCCCTGGTCGCAGTTATGTTTCTTGGTCTGGCGGCGTGTTCCGGCATGTCGCAGCAGGATACCAATACCGCCATAGGTGCCGGCGTCGGCGCCGTCGGCGGTGCTGTACTGACCGGCGGCAGCACTATAGGTACCGTGGGTGGTGCCGCAGTCGGCGGCGTCATTGGCCACGAAATCGATACCAAATAG
- a CDS encoding PA0069 family radical SAM protein: MSNPLKGRGALSNPANRFAPTRSDIDPVEDGEMPARITTVQINERPKTIISRNKSPDVPFEQSINPYRGCEHGCIYCFARPSHAYWDLSPGLDFETHIIVKEGAAERLEQELRAKNYRCRPITLGANTDPYQPLEQHRRITRDLLEVLARFRHPFSIITKGALITRDLDLLADMAAQQLCSVMISMTTLDPQLKRTLEPRAAGPQTRLHAIRALTDAGVPVGVLLAPLIPMINDRELEAMLEASAAAGARCAGYVFIRLPREVEGLFREWLDCHYPERAEHVMSLIQQSRNGAAYDSRFGSRMRGQGLFAEMIAQRFRLASNKFGLRADRRSPLRTDLFCVPPQAGDQLSLL; the protein is encoded by the coding sequence ATGTCCAATCCCCTCAAGGGCCGCGGCGCCCTCTCCAATCCCGCCAACCGCTTCGCGCCGACCCGCAGTGACATCGATCCTGTTGAGGATGGCGAAATGCCGGCGCGCATCACGACCGTGCAAATCAACGAAAGACCGAAGACGATTATCAGTCGCAACAAGTCACCCGACGTGCCTTTCGAACAGTCAATCAACCCCTACCGCGGCTGTGAGCATGGTTGTATTTACTGCTTCGCACGCCCGAGCCACGCTTACTGGGATCTCTCACCCGGGCTCGACTTTGAGACCCATATCATCGTCAAGGAGGGCGCGGCCGAACGGCTGGAACAGGAACTGCGGGCGAAGAATTACCGCTGCAGACCCATCACCCTGGGGGCCAACACCGACCCCTACCAGCCGCTGGAACAGCACAGGCGCATCACCCGCGACCTGCTGGAGGTGCTGGCGCGCTTTCGTCACCCCTTTAGCATCATCACCAAGGGCGCTCTGATCACCCGCGACCTGGACCTGCTCGCCGACATGGCTGCCCAGCAGCTGTGTTCGGTAATGATCAGCATGACCACCCTGGACCCACAGCTCAAGCGCACGCTGGAACCCCGCGCCGCCGGCCCCCAGACGAGGCTTCACGCCATCCGCGCACTGACCGACGCCGGTGTGCCGGTCGGTGTGCTGCTGGCGCCACTGATCCCCATGATCAATGACCGCGAACTGGAAGCCATGCTCGAAGCCAGCGCAGCAGCCGGCGCACGCTGTGCAGGTTACGTCTTTATTCGCCTGCCACGGGAGGTTGAAGGCCTGTTCCGGGAATGGCTCGACTGCCATTATCCGGAGCGCGCCGAACACGTCATGAGCCTGATTCAGCAAAGCCGAAACGGCGCCGCCTACGACAGCCGCTTTGGCAGCCGGATGCGCGGCCAGGGCTTGTTCGCCGAGATGATCGCCCAGCGTTTTCGACTGGCCAGCAACAAGTTCGGTCTGCGCGCAGATCGCAGATCCCCGCTGCGCACCGACCTGTTCTGCGTACCGCCCCAGGCGGGAGATCAGCTGTCACTGCTGTGA
- the ptsP gene encoding phosphoenolpyruvate--protein phosphotransferase, translating to MKKLTELHQIIQQVSQAESLESALQAIVAGVRNTLHTDACSVYLSDQAHSHYVLMASEGLNAQGAGKLHLRHSTGLVGWVAERQEAVNVRNAPAHPRYCQLQGTDEEAYHGFLGVPIIHRQQLLGVLVAQQCAQNRFKKSEQAFLSTLATQLAGSIALSLSQNALQGSTQVQSNSPSQYEGGAGAPGIAMGTGVLVFSTLDLDQVPDRTAEDSEAEVAALQAAVDGVAADFELLAERLEPGLSAEDRALFRAYALIARSQELFDATVHRIRQGNWAPGALRESILEHVRLFEAMDDPYLRERAHDIRDIGHRLLARLLPSDASCETDYPPHTILIGENLSPVDLAAVPTERLAGVVSGHGSSLSHLAILARSMGVPAIMGITGDVELGKLDGTRLIVDGYQGRLYLNPGESLQKDCRRVQRQEKKLSQELQSLRDLPAETLDGVRLPLYTNAGLLSDLSHSLSRGSEGIGLYRTEFPFMVRDSFPTEDEQYLLYRQVLEAFHPRPVTLRTLDIGGDKALTYFPVQEANPYLGWRGIRISLDNPDIFLTQIRAMLKANAGLGNLRLLLPMISRVEDLDEAIVLINGACHELQNQQDHIVLPPLGVMIEVPAAVYQAEELARRVEFLCIGTNDLTQYLLAVDRNNERVARWFDALHPAVIRALIQVTDAARLHGKPVCVCGEAAGDPAVALLLLGLGVESLSLSSGDLPRIKWVIRSFSRQQGQELLRLALAQEQATSIRAMLLQALNAAGLGALVHPGNDIPVA from the coding sequence GTGAAGAAACTGACCGAACTGCACCAGATCATCCAGCAGGTCAGCCAGGCGGAATCACTGGAATCGGCGTTGCAGGCCATTGTCGCCGGCGTGCGCAATACCCTGCACACCGATGCCTGCTCGGTGTACCTGAGCGACCAGGCCCACAGCCACTATGTGCTCATGGCCAGCGAAGGGCTGAACGCCCAGGGCGCAGGCAAGCTGCACTTACGTCACAGCACCGGCCTCGTGGGCTGGGTCGCCGAACGGCAGGAAGCGGTGAATGTGCGCAACGCACCGGCTCATCCACGTTACTGCCAGCTGCAAGGTACCGATGAGGAGGCTTACCACGGTTTCCTCGGTGTACCTATTATTCACCGCCAGCAACTGCTGGGCGTGCTGGTTGCACAGCAGTGTGCACAGAACCGCTTCAAAAAATCCGAGCAGGCGTTTCTCTCGACTCTGGCGACACAGCTGGCCGGCAGCATTGCGCTCTCCCTCAGCCAGAATGCGTTGCAGGGCAGCACCCAGGTCCAGAGCAACAGTCCAAGCCAGTACGAAGGCGGTGCCGGCGCGCCAGGCATCGCCATGGGTACCGGCGTGCTGGTGTTTTCAACGCTGGACCTCGATCAGGTACCGGACCGCACGGCTGAGGACAGCGAGGCCGAAGTTGCGGCGTTGCAGGCAGCCGTCGATGGCGTGGCGGCGGATTTCGAGCTGCTGGCCGAACGCCTGGAGCCGGGTCTCAGCGCAGAAGACCGGGCGCTGTTTCGCGCCTATGCGCTGATTGCCCGCAGCCAGGAGCTGTTCGACGCCACTGTACATCGCATTCGCCAGGGTAACTGGGCACCCGGGGCGCTGCGTGAAAGCATTCTGGAGCATGTGCGGCTGTTTGAAGCCATGGACGACCCCTACCTGCGCGAGCGGGCCCACGATATCCGTGATATAGGCCACCGCCTGCTGGCCAGACTGCTGCCCAGTGACGCTTCCTGCGAAACAGACTACCCGCCCCACACCATTCTTATTGGCGAGAATCTGAGCCCGGTGGATCTTGCCGCCGTGCCGACCGAACGGCTGGCCGGCGTAGTATCAGGACACGGCTCTAGCCTCTCGCACCTGGCGATCCTGGCCCGCTCCATGGGAGTACCCGCCATCATGGGCATCACCGGTGACGTCGAGCTCGGCAAACTCGATGGCACACGCCTGATCGTGGACGGCTACCAGGGGCGACTCTACCTGAACCCCGGCGAATCCCTGCAGAAGGACTGCAGACGCGTGCAGCGCCAGGAGAAAAAGCTGTCACAGGAGCTGCAGAGCCTGCGGGATCTGCCCGCCGAAACCCTGGATGGCGTGCGCCTGCCGCTCTATACCAACGCAGGGCTGCTATCGGACCTGAGCCATTCGCTGTCCCGGGGATCCGAGGGCATCGGGCTCTATCGCACCGAGTTTCCCTTTATGGTGCGCGACAGCTTCCCCACCGAAGACGAACAGTACCTGCTCTACCGCCAGGTGCTGGAGGCCTTCCACCCCCGCCCGGTGACACTGCGCACCCTGGATATCGGCGGCGACAAGGCGCTGACCTATTTCCCGGTACAGGAAGCCAATCCTTACCTGGGCTGGCGTGGCATTCGTATCTCGCTGGACAACCCCGATATATTCCTCACGCAGATTCGCGCCATGCTCAAGGCCAACGCTGGCCTGGGCAACCTGCGTTTGCTGCTGCCGATGATCAGCCGTGTCGAGGATCTGGATGAAGCCATAGTACTGATCAACGGCGCCTGCCATGAGTTACAGAACCAGCAGGACCATATAGTGCTACCACCGCTGGGTGTCATGATCGAGGTACCCGCCGCCGTCTACCAGGCCGAGGAACTGGCCCGGCGGGTGGAATTTCTCTGTATCGGCACCAATGACCTGACCCAGTACCTGCTGGCGGTGGATCGCAACAACGAACGCGTAGCGCGCTGGTTTGATGCGCTGCATCCTGCGGTCATACGGGCGCTGATTCAGGTAACAGATGCCGCCAGGCTGCATGGCAAGCCGGTCTGTGTCTGCGGAGAAGCCGCGGGGGATCCCGCCGTCGCACTGCTGTTACTGGGGCTGGGGGTTGAAAGTCTGAGCCTGAGCTCGGGGGATCTGCCGCGCATCAAATGGGTAATCCGCTCCTTCAGCCGCCAGCAGGGCCAGGAACTGCTCCGCCTGGCACTGGCGCAGGAACAGGCCACCAGCATTAGAGCCATGCTGCTGCAGGCGCTGAATGCGGCGGGCCTCGGTGCCCTGGTGCATCCGGGTAATGATATTCCAGTGGCTTAA